Proteins from a genomic interval of Equus quagga isolate Etosha38 chromosome 11, UCLA_HA_Equagga_1.0, whole genome shotgun sequence:
- the LOC124247175 gene encoding prefoldin subunit 1-like, which translates to MRNQDGAPVDLELKKVFTELQAKAIDTQQKVKLADIEIEQLNRTKKHAHLTDTEIMTLVDETNIYQGVGIMFILQSKEVIHNQLLEKQKIAEEKSKESEQKKSYQQWSMKEAEDNIREMLPARRAQ; encoded by the coding sequence ATGAGGAACCAAGATGGTGCCCCCGTGGATCTGGAGTTGAAGAAGGTTTTCACAGAGCTTCAAGCCAAAGCTATCGACACTCAACAGAAAGTGAAGCTTGCAGACATAGAGATTGAACAGCTAAACAGAACGAAAAAGCATGCACATCTTACAGATACAGAGATTATGACTTTGGTAGATGAGACTAACATATATCAAGGTGTAGGAATAATGTTTATTCTTCAATCCAAGGAGGTAATTCACAATCAGCtgttagagaaacagaaaatagcagaagaaaaaagtaaagaatcgGAACAGAAAAAGTCCTACCAGCAGTGGAGCATGAAGGAAGCTGAGGACAACATCCGGGAGATGCTGCCGGCACGAAGGGCCCAGTAG